Proteins co-encoded in one Lates calcarifer isolate ASB-BC8 linkage group LG17, TLL_Latcal_v3, whole genome shotgun sequence genomic window:
- the ak4 gene encoding adenylate kinase 4, mitochondrial, giving the protein MAKLFRAAIMGPPGSGKGTISKRIAQSFGLQYLSSGHYLREGITANTEAGVLVKTYVERGMLVPDHVMTRLMLPRLEQLSGQSWLLDGFPRTLAQAVALNNLYQLDLVISLNIPYETLRERLSDRWIHPASGRVYNMGFNPPRVQGKDDITGEPLIQHDDDKPEALMARLRHYKDVAKPVIDLYKSQGVLHSFSGTDTDRIWPYINSLLSTKMHTRPSDACQTQTP; this is encoded by the exons ATGGCTAAGTTATTCCGAGCTGCTATCATGGGTCCTCCAGGATCAGGGAAAGGAACGATATCCAAGAGGATTGCGCAAAGCTTTGGCCTGCAATATCTGTCCAGTGGCCACTATCTACGAGAGGGCATAACGGCAAATACAG AGGCAGGTGTGCTGGTGAAAACCTATGTAGAAAGAGGCATGCTGGTGCCTGACCACGTGATGACCAGACTGATGCTGCCCAGACTGGAACAGCTCAGTGGCCAAAGCTGGCTGCTGGACG GTTTTCCTCGGACGCTGGCTCAGGCTGTGGCCTTGAACAATTTGTATCAGCTCGACTTGGTCATCAGCCTCAACATACCTTACGAGACCCTTAGAGAGAGACTGAGTGACCGCTGGATCCATCCAGCCAGCGGCAGAGTCTACAACATGGGCTTCAACCCACCACGAGTGCAG GGTAAGGATGACATCACCGGGGAGCCACTGATTCAGCATGATGATGACAAACCAGAAGCCCTGATGGCCAGACTGAGACACTACAAGGATGTGGCCAAGCCTGTCATAGATTTATACAA GTCACAGGGAGTCCTGCACTCATTTTCCGGTACTGACACAGACCGGATTTGGCCGTATATCAACTCTCTCCTCAGCACCAAGATGCACACACGGCCATCAGATGCCTGCCAAACACAGACGCCCTGA